One part of the Vitis riparia cultivar Riparia Gloire de Montpellier isolate 1030 chromosome 15, EGFV_Vit.rip_1.0, whole genome shotgun sequence genome encodes these proteins:
- the LOC117932750 gene encoding transcription factor UNE10-like isoform X2 produces the protein MHGLGQPRVPAKPVASAAVSKYPWEKPRAGGTLESIVNQATRLPHHKPPPEGANNDLVPWLDHQRAVAAAAAAASVAMTMDALVPCSNNNNTTNNNNPSHVMDSVPAGLGPCGGGSSTRVGSCSGGATKDDDAILPRKRERVARVPSTHDWSSRDQSVTGSATFDLDSQQVTLDTCDLGSPENTSSGKPCTKTITVDDHDSVCHSRPQRRAGDEEDKKRGTGKSSVSSKRSRAAAIHNQSERKRRDKINQRMKTLQKLVPNSSKTDKASMLDEVIEYLKQLQAQVQMMNRMNMSPMMMPMTLQQQLQMSLMAQMGMGMGMSPMGMGVVDMNTIARPNVATTGISPLLHPTPFLPLTSWDVSGDRLPAAPTMVPDPLAAFLACQSQPMTMDAYSRMAALYQHLHQHPASSARSQGP, from the exons ATGCACGGCTTGGGTCAGCCGCGGGTGCCGGCGAAACCGGTGGCTTCCGCCGCAGTATCCAAGTACCCGTGGGAGAAGCCACGCGCCGGGGGGACTCTGGAGTCCATAGTGAATCAAGCCACTCGGTTGCCCCACCACAAGCCACCACCGGAAGGCGCCAACAATGATCTCGTGCCGTGGTTAGACCACCAGCGCGCCGTCGCGGCTGCAGCAGCGGCCGCCTCGGTCGCCATGACCATGGACGCCTTGGTCCCCTGCTCCAACAACAATAACACCACTAATAACAACAACCCGTCGCACGTGATGGACTCCGTGCCGGCGGGGCTAGGCCCGTGTGGGGGGGGCAGCTCCACTCGCGTCGGCTCCTGCAGCGGCGGCGCTACCAAAGACGACGACGCCATCCTCCCGAGGAAGCGCGAGAGAGTGGCGCGTGTGCCCTCCACCCACGACTGGAGCAGCCGAGACCAGAGCGTCACCGGCAGCGCCACTTTCGACCTTGATAGCCAACAGGTGACTCTCGACACGTGCGATCTGGGGTCTCCGGAAAACACAAGCTCCGGCAAGCCTTGCACGAAGACGATCACCGTCGATGACCACGACTCCGTTTGTCATAGCCGACCACAG AGAAGGGCAGGTGATGAAGAGGACAAGAAGAGAGGAACAGGCAAATCCTCGGTCTCTAGCAAAAGGAGTAGGGCAGCTGCCATCCATAATCAATCTGAACGT AAAAGAAGAGATAAGATCAATCAAAGAATGAAGACATTACAAAAACTGGTTCCCAACTCGAGTAAG ACAGATAAAGCTTCAATGCTTGATGAAGTGATTGAATACCTGAAACAATTGCAAGCCCAAGTTCAGATGATGAATAGAATGAACATGTCACCCATGATGATGCCGATGACGCTGCAGCAGCAACTTCAAATGTCACTGATGGCTCAGATGGGCATGGGAATGGGGATGAGCCCAATGGGCATGGGCGTTGTGGATATGAACACCATCGCTCGACCCAACGTCGCCACCACCGGCATCTCTCCTCTCCTCCACCCCACTCCTTTCCTCCCTTTAACTTCATGGGATGTCTCCGGTGACCGCTTACCTGCTGCGCCAACAATGGTGCCTGACCCTTTGGCCGCATTCCTTGCTTGCCAATCCCAA CCAATGACGATGGATGCTTATAGTAGGATGGCAGCCTTGTACCAACACCTGCATCAGCATCCAGCCTCTAGCGCCAGGAGCCAAGGGCCATGA
- the LOC117932750 gene encoding transcription factor UNE10-like isoform X1, with translation MSQCVPSWDIDDNPTPPRLFLRSHSNSTAPDVPMLDYEVAELTWENGQLAMHGLGQPRVPAKPVASAAVSKYPWEKPRAGGTLESIVNQATRLPHHKPPPEGANNDLVPWLDHQRAVAAAAAAASVAMTMDALVPCSNNNNTTNNNNPSHVMDSVPAGLGPCGGGSSTRVGSCSGGATKDDDAILPRKRERVARVPSTHDWSSRDQSVTGSATFDLDSQQVTLDTCDLGSPENTSSGKPCTKTITVDDHDSVCHSRPQRRAGDEEDKKRGTGKSSVSSKRSRAAAIHNQSERKRRDKINQRMKTLQKLVPNSSKTDKASMLDEVIEYLKQLQAQVQMMNRMNMSPMMMPMTLQQQLQMSLMAQMGMGMGMSPMGMGVVDMNTIARPNVATTGISPLLHPTPFLPLTSWDVSGDRLPAAPTMVPDPLAAFLACQSQPMTMDAYSRMAALYQHLHQHPASSARSQGP, from the exons ATGAGTCAGTGCGTGCCCAGCTGGGATATCGATGACAACCCCACCCCTCCAAGGCTCTTTCTCCGTTCTCACTCCAATTCTACTGCTCCAGATGTTCCCAT GTTAGACTATGAAGTAGCAGAGCTGACATGGGAGAATGGTCAGTTGGCCATGCACGGCTTGGGTCAGCCGCGGGTGCCGGCGAAACCGGTGGCTTCCGCCGCAGTATCCAAGTACCCGTGGGAGAAGCCACGCGCCGGGGGGACTCTGGAGTCCATAGTGAATCAAGCCACTCGGTTGCCCCACCACAAGCCACCACCGGAAGGCGCCAACAATGATCTCGTGCCGTGGTTAGACCACCAGCGCGCCGTCGCGGCTGCAGCAGCGGCCGCCTCGGTCGCCATGACCATGGACGCCTTGGTCCCCTGCTCCAACAACAATAACACCACTAATAACAACAACCCGTCGCACGTGATGGACTCCGTGCCGGCGGGGCTAGGCCCGTGTGGGGGGGGCAGCTCCACTCGCGTCGGCTCCTGCAGCGGCGGCGCTACCAAAGACGACGACGCCATCCTCCCGAGGAAGCGCGAGAGAGTGGCGCGTGTGCCCTCCACCCACGACTGGAGCAGCCGAGACCAGAGCGTCACCGGCAGCGCCACTTTCGACCTTGATAGCCAACAGGTGACTCTCGACACGTGCGATCTGGGGTCTCCGGAAAACACAAGCTCCGGCAAGCCTTGCACGAAGACGATCACCGTCGATGACCACGACTCCGTTTGTCATAGCCGACCACAG AGAAGGGCAGGTGATGAAGAGGACAAGAAGAGAGGAACAGGCAAATCCTCGGTCTCTAGCAAAAGGAGTAGGGCAGCTGCCATCCATAATCAATCTGAACGT AAAAGAAGAGATAAGATCAATCAAAGAATGAAGACATTACAAAAACTGGTTCCCAACTCGAGTAAG ACAGATAAAGCTTCAATGCTTGATGAAGTGATTGAATACCTGAAACAATTGCAAGCCCAAGTTCAGATGATGAATAGAATGAACATGTCACCCATGATGATGCCGATGACGCTGCAGCAGCAACTTCAAATGTCACTGATGGCTCAGATGGGCATGGGAATGGGGATGAGCCCAATGGGCATGGGCGTTGTGGATATGAACACCATCGCTCGACCCAACGTCGCCACCACCGGCATCTCTCCTCTCCTCCACCCCACTCCTTTCCTCCCTTTAACTTCATGGGATGTCTCCGGTGACCGCTTACCTGCTGCGCCAACAATGGTGCCTGACCCTTTGGCCGCATTCCTTGCTTGCCAATCCCAA CCAATGACGATGGATGCTTATAGTAGGATGGCAGCCTTGTACCAACACCTGCATCAGCATCCAGCCTCTAGCGCCAGGAGCCAAGGGCCATGA